The Pyxidicoccus sp. MSG2 DNA segment GCGCTTCACCTTGCCCATCACCCGCTCGCGCTCCTTCTGCGGCAGGTCTCCGTTGAGCAACTCCGCGTCGAAGCCGTTGCGGTTGAGCACCGCCGTCACCAGCGCCGTGTCGTCGCGGGTGTTGCAGAAGATGATGGCGTTCTGCGGCTCTTCCTTCTCCAGCACGTAGATGAGGTTGCGCGGCTTGGGGAAGGCGTCCGACACGTCGTAGCGGATGTGGTGGATGTGCTCCACCGTGAAGACGTCGCCGGACAGCAGCAGCGTCTCCGCGTTCGTCGTGTAGCGGGCGATGAGGTTCTGGATGTCGGTGGGGACGGTGGCGCTGAAGAGCAGCACCTGCCGGTTCTTCGGAAGGCGGTCGAGGATGCGGGTGACTTCCTCGTAGAAGCCCTGGTTGAGCATCTCGTCCGCTTCGTCCAGGACGGCGTGGTCACACCCGTCCAGCTTCAGGTTGCCGCGGTTGATGTGGTCGAAGACGCGGCCCGGGGTGCCGACGATGATGGGGGTGCCTTCCTCGAGCGCGTCCTCCTGCTGCTTCATGGAGGCGCCGCCGTAGATGGCCGCCACCTTCACGCCCTTGTACTTGGACAGCGTCCGCAACTCTTCCGCCACCTGGATGGCCAGCTCGCGGGTGGGACAGAGGATGAGGGCGCGCACGCGCTTCTCGTCCGCGGGAATCTTCTCCAGCAGGGGCAGGCCGAAGGCGGCCGTCTTGCCGGTTCCCGTCTTGCTGCGGACGATGAGGTCTCGTCCTTCCATGGCCGGCTTGAAGGCGCGGGCCTGGACAGGGGTGGGGTTGGTATAGCCGACATCCGCCAGCGCGCGGCGGAGGGGCTCGGAGAGGTTCATCTCGTCGAAGCCGATGTCCGCGACGTACTCGGCGGGACGGGTCGGGGCTTCGTCAGGTGCCGGGCTTCCCGGCATGGGCTCTTGGTTGTCGCTCATCAAGCATGGGCATAGCCCCTGCATTACCCTCTGGCAACAATCGCAGCACTTTGCTGTATGGAGCGCCCATGGCGAATGGGAGGAAGAGAACCAAAGAAGCGACCCCCCGCTCTCGCGCGAAGCGCCCGGTCACCCCGGCCGTGGTCGACGCGGAAGGGGGCGACGCCCAGCCCGAGGAGGCCGAGGCGCAGGTCGACCCGGACGCCGTGGAGCCGGACCCGGCCGAACTGGCCGAGGTGGAGCCCGAGGTGGACGTGAGCGCCCCCCTCGTCCCCACCCGGGCCCTGGCCCGGGCGGAGTCGTCCAGCCTCACCACGAAGGACCCCCTCCAGGCCTACATGGCGGAGGTGCAGCGCCACCCCCTGCTGACGCGGGAGGAGGAGATGGCCCTCGCCCGGAAATACCGGGACACGGCGGACGTGGGGGCGGCCTACCGGCTGGTGGCCTCCAACCTGCGCCTGGTGGTCAAGCTGGCGCACGAGTACCACCGCAACCCGCTGTCCCTGCTGGACCTGGTCCAGGAGGGCAACATCGGGCTGATGCAGGCGGTGAAGAAGTACGACCCGGAGCGGGGCGTGAAGCTCAGCAGCTACGCCGCGTGGTGGATTCGGGCCTACATCCTCCGCTACATCATGGACAACTGGAAGATGGTGAA contains these protein-coding regions:
- a CDS encoding RNA polymerase factor sigma-32 is translated as MANGRKRTKEATPRSRAKRPVTPAVVDAEGGDAQPEEAEAQVDPDAVEPDPAELAEVEPEVDVSAPLVPTRALARAESSSLTTKDPLQAYMAEVQRHPLLTREEEMALARKYRDTADVGAAYRLVASNLRLVVKLAHEYHRNPLSLLDLVQEGNIGLMQAVKKYDPERGVKLSSYAAWWIRAYILRYIMDNWKMVKLGTTEAQRKLFFKLRQEQEKLISQGFEASPKLLAERLNVSEQDVVEMDQRLGHDEMSIDAPLRGDEDSGATRADRYLPSGAMAVDERLGAEQLKALFRDKLAEFARTLEGKERYIFENRLTSDEPLTLQDIGDKYGVSRERARQIEAALINRMREFMREHIPDFDLVATPKA